The proteins below are encoded in one region of Paenibacillus sp. YYML68:
- a CDS encoding sensor histidine kinase has product MSLRHKIMIAVVLLVLVPVVLMGSITYRLFSNVIEKQTESFYATSLLETDRKIQYVLNELNGVSDISITQPLVQQVLKRSTGSEKQYPEGSIGRELEAELNKLILSHPKITSLSLYNQQGIVYSSGVSASMSYEALVRQPWFPHVHDLKGRPLWLGPFENAELSMNQLTHVRTVKDYYTLEDIGTLVLTVKTSAIDTIFWEAGTLNEGELLVVNKQGTILFSKSGGKAGEQVTFPFLQGEQQEAYIDEYEGAKTFVTYLPSRIEGWYLVALTPLDKMRAETISVRNLVFGLLALTLLSVILFDVWFIRKLVRTIISVVKAMRYAEAGAFTEVQMSQEVYRDESGLLVKGFNRMSRQIDDLIRRVEEEQQRKKEAEMQALVSQINPHFIYNSLETINSMAVLQGNKEISRLVISLGKLLRISISETQELVSIATELEHVRHYLFIQICRFGDKLQYELNVPEQLRKHMTLKLIVQPIVENALYHGIEPLQGQGIIRIEALEAGDDLIIEVRDNGYGIEAARLAELFGDAQSPALAGRTKHRGVGMKNVHDRLRIRFGPRYGILICSEMNVGTIVRIRIPRLGMDGRGGTAG; this is encoded by the coding sequence ATGTCGCTTCGTCACAAAATTATGATCGCTGTCGTGCTCCTCGTTCTGGTCCCGGTTGTACTCATGGGCAGCATCACGTATCGACTGTTCTCGAACGTGATCGAGAAGCAGACTGAGAGCTTCTACGCGACGAGTCTGCTGGAGACCGATCGTAAGATCCAGTACGTACTGAACGAGCTGAACGGCGTGTCAGATATTAGCATTACGCAGCCGCTCGTGCAGCAGGTGCTGAAGCGGTCGACCGGGAGCGAGAAACAGTATCCCGAAGGGTCGATTGGTCGCGAGCTGGAGGCTGAGCTGAACAAGCTGATTTTGTCCCATCCTAAGATTACGTCGCTCTCGCTGTACAACCAGCAGGGGATTGTATATTCGTCCGGCGTATCGGCGTCCATGAGCTATGAGGCGTTGGTCCGTCAGCCTTGGTTCCCGCACGTGCACGACTTGAAGGGGCGTCCGCTATGGCTCGGCCCCTTTGAGAATGCGGAGCTGTCGATGAATCAGCTGACGCACGTCCGTACGGTCAAGGACTATTACACGCTCGAGGACATCGGCACGCTCGTGTTGACGGTCAAGACGAGTGCTATAGACACTATTTTTTGGGAGGCGGGCACGCTCAATGAGGGCGAGCTGCTCGTCGTGAACAAGCAAGGTACGATATTGTTTAGCAAATCCGGTGGCAAGGCCGGGGAGCAGGTTACGTTTCCATTTTTGCAAGGGGAGCAGCAAGAGGCTTATATCGATGAGTATGAAGGGGCCAAGACGTTCGTGACGTACCTCCCTTCGAGAATCGAGGGCTGGTATCTGGTGGCGCTTACACCGCTCGATAAGATGCGGGCGGAGACGATCAGTGTGCGTAATCTCGTGTTCGGGCTGCTCGCGCTGACACTGCTGAGCGTCATTCTGTTCGATGTATGGTTCATCCGCAAGCTGGTGCGTACGATTATCTCCGTCGTGAAGGCGATGCGCTATGCCGAGGCTGGCGCGTTCACAGAGGTGCAGATGAGTCAGGAGGTATACCGCGACGAGTCGGGCTTGCTCGTGAAGGGGTTCAACCGCATGAGCCGACAAATTGACGACTTGATCAGACGTGTGGAGGAAGAGCAGCAGAGAAAGAAAGAGGCGGAGATGCAGGCGCTCGTGTCGCAGATCAATCCGCACTTCATATATAACTCACTGGAGACGATTAATTCGATGGCGGTGCTCCAGGGGAATAAAGAAATTAGCCGCCTCGTCATCTCGCTCGGGAAGCTGCTGCGCATTAGCATTAGCGAGACGCAGGAGCTGGTGTCGATTGCGACAGAGCTGGAGCATGTGCGGCATTACCTCTTCATCCAAATATGCCGGTTCGGGGACAAGCTGCAATATGAGCTGAACGTACCCGAGCAGCTGCGCAAGCATATGACGCTGAAGCTGATCGTGCAGCCGATCGTCGAGAATGCGCTGTATCACGGGATCGAGCCGCTGCAAGGTCAAGGCATTATCCGCATCGAGGCGCTGGAGGCTGGGGACGATCTCATTATCGAGGTGCGGGATAACGGCTACGGCATCGAGGCGGCACGCCTTGCGGAGCTGTTCGGGGACGCACAGTCCCCGGCGCTGGCAGGCAGGACGAAGCATCGCGGCGTCGGGATGAAGAATGTGCACGATCGTCTGCGCATCCGGTTCGGACCGCGCTACGGCATTCTCATCTGCTCCGAGATGAACGTGGGCACCATCGTACGCATCCGCATTCCGAGGCTCGGCATGGACGGTAGAGGAGGTACAGCAGGATGA
- a CDS encoding carbohydrate ABC transporter permease — translation MNSNTAVPTASSTVRPWLTEKVKSRLAAYLFISPFFLLFAVFGVYPIFFTFYLSLYKWNGLGEMKYVGLQNFQFVLEDPTFWVSVGNTFIMGALGTIPQLFLALMLAVALNSAFIKGVKLLRAIYFLPNITSIVAVTLIFSAAFANEGMFNYLVSLIGLGPYTWNVENWPLKIAVAIMVLWRWTGYNAIIYLAGLQSIPTDLYEAGRIDGANKRQLFTYITVPLLKPFIIFTVLLSTIGSLQLFTEPYVFLSQGGSGSTRSEGITMVIYLYSEAFRNSFFGTAAASAVILFFFTIIFSLFNSWVSRRIGGDE, via the coding sequence ATGAACTCGAATACAGCCGTACCAACCGCTTCATCTACTGTACGCCCGTGGCTCACAGAGAAAGTAAAGAGCCGGCTTGCGGCCTACTTATTTATTTCACCATTCTTCTTGCTGTTCGCCGTGTTCGGCGTCTATCCGATCTTCTTCACCTTCTACCTGTCGCTGTACAAATGGAACGGACTTGGAGAGATGAAGTACGTCGGCCTGCAAAACTTTCAATTCGTGCTCGAGGACCCTACCTTCTGGGTCTCTGTCGGCAACACGTTCATCATGGGCGCATTGGGCACCATTCCACAGCTCTTCCTGGCGCTCATGCTTGCAGTGGCCTTGAATTCCGCCTTCATTAAAGGGGTCAAACTATTAAGAGCGATCTACTTCCTGCCGAACATTACGTCCATCGTCGCCGTCACCCTCATCTTCAGCGCCGCCTTCGCGAACGAGGGGATGTTCAACTATCTCGTCTCGCTGATCGGTCTAGGTCCGTACACGTGGAACGTGGAGAACTGGCCGCTCAAGATCGCGGTGGCGATCATGGTGCTGTGGCGCTGGACCGGATATAACGCAATCATCTACCTCGCTGGGCTGCAGAGCATTCCGACCGACCTGTACGAGGCCGGCCGCATCGACGGTGCGAACAAGCGTCAGCTGTTCACGTACATTACGGTTCCGCTGCTGAAGCCGTTCATCATCTTCACCGTGCTGCTCTCGACGATCGGCAGCCTGCAGCTGTTTACTGAACCGTACGTATTCCTCAGCCAAGGCGGCTCCGGCTCGACTCGCTCCGAGGGCATTACGATGGTCATTTACTTGTATTCCGAGGCGTTCCGCAATTCGTTCTTCGGCACAGCTGCGGCGTCTGCGGTCATTCTGTTCTTCTTCACCATCATCTTCTCGCTATTCAATTCTTGGGTATCTCGCCGGATCGGAGGGGACGAATAA
- a CDS encoding extracellular solute-binding protein, translating to MRTERTRACRLLLLLMALVILAAAVSGCMSSEDNGEEAKIKLYFRHVWIQKHNGSMEQIITDAIRRFEKEHPNVRVDFEGMHQTQHREQKLKSEMVTGNPPDLFVLFGGAELEPYVRAERLLDLTDYLKESGLYEQFHDLSLWTFDQRVYGLPVEGFTEPVFYNKKLFAELGLSVPTNWEQLTDVIRRLNAAGVTPMAIGNSERWPGAAHYHYFLERYAGNDPIQRIVKGEGSFLLPEYEEATERFLEFARLKPFAPQPGHRAILEAEQMFLQGKAAMFLSGSWEVSIFPPGADFADQVGVFHFPNVTDQSGVKQSLASGYTFGIGLSANLTGEKRRMALELLKAIYSPEVQQRVVYEAYRMPSMKVEVDERRIGPVYKQIAEQLESADATFIPYDNVLPPAMHETFFQVTDELIEDRITAKEALQRLENERKRYNTMIGK from the coding sequence ATGAGGACAGAACGTACGCGCGCGTGCAGGCTACTGCTGCTGTTGATGGCACTCGTCATACTGGCGGCTGCGGTCTCGGGCTGTATGAGCTCGGAGGACAACGGCGAGGAAGCGAAGATCAAGCTGTATTTCAGGCACGTCTGGATTCAGAAGCACAACGGCTCGATGGAGCAAATAATAACCGACGCCATCCGTCGATTCGAGAAGGAGCATCCGAACGTACGCGTCGACTTCGAAGGGATGCACCAGACGCAGCACCGCGAGCAGAAGCTGAAGAGCGAGATGGTGACCGGCAATCCGCCGGATCTGTTCGTGCTGTTCGGCGGGGCGGAGCTGGAGCCGTACGTGAGGGCTGAGCGGCTGCTCGACCTGACCGATTACTTGAAGGAGAGCGGACTGTATGAGCAGTTCCACGATCTGAGTCTGTGGACGTTCGATCAGCGTGTATATGGGCTTCCGGTGGAAGGCTTCACCGAGCCGGTGTTCTATAATAAGAAGCTGTTCGCGGAGCTGGGGTTGAGTGTGCCGACGAATTGGGAGCAGCTGACCGATGTGATCCGGAGGCTGAATGCGGCTGGCGTAACGCCGATGGCGATCGGCAACTCGGAGCGCTGGCCTGGGGCGGCGCATTACCATTATTTCCTCGAGCGTTATGCGGGTAATGATCCGATCCAGCGTATTGTGAAGGGCGAGGGCAGCTTCCTGCTGCCGGAGTATGAGGAAGCGACGGAGCGCTTCCTCGAATTCGCCCGGCTGAAGCCGTTCGCACCACAGCCTGGTCATCGAGCTATCCTGGAGGCGGAGCAGATGTTTCTGCAGGGCAAGGCGGCGATGTTCCTGAGCGGCAGCTGGGAGGTGTCGATCTTCCCGCCGGGTGCGGATTTCGCGGATCAGGTGGGCGTGTTTCATTTTCCGAACGTGACGGATCAGTCAGGGGTTAAGCAAAGCTTAGCAAGCGGCTATACGTTCGGCATCGGCTTATCTGCGAATCTTACGGGGGAGAAACGAAGGATGGCGCTCGAGCTGCTGAAGGCGATCTACTCGCCCGAGGTGCAGCAGCGTGTCGTCTATGAGGCGTATCGGATGCCTTCGATGAAGGTCGAGGTCGATGAGCGACGCATTGGGCCTGTGTATAAGCAGATTGCCGAGCAGCTGGAGTCGGCGGACGCTACCTTCATCCCGTACGATAACGTGCTGCCTCCTGCGATGCATGAGACGTTCTTCCAGGTGACTGATGAGCTTATCGAGGATCGGATTACCGCTAAGGAAGCGCTGCAGCGATTGGAGAATGAGCGCAAGCGATACAATACGATGATTGGTAAATAG
- a CDS encoding carbohydrate ABC transporter permease: protein MPVGEKQGIITRTLTYIVLLGGAFLSAYPFYWMLVIATRTREAVYSMPPVFLPQGEFVTNLTNALQKIVFFKALWNSFVVSSATTASVLFFCSLAGYAFAKYDFPGKQALFLIVVGTLLVPQQLSVLPNYILMAKLSWIDSYRAIIVPGMVSAFGIFWMRQYIQASVHNELLEAARIDGCSHFYTFWRIVVPVIVPAFATLGIFTFLNTWNDFFWPLVVLKNSENFTIQIALQGLFARNDSIDYGMIMSATFLATLPLLIVFMLFSRWFISGLTSGAVKS, encoded by the coding sequence ATGCCAGTCGGAGAAAAGCAAGGCATCATTACACGCACGCTCACGTACATCGTCCTGCTCGGCGGAGCGTTCCTGTCTGCGTATCCGTTCTATTGGATGCTCGTCATCGCGACGCGTACGCGCGAGGCGGTGTACAGCATGCCGCCCGTATTCCTGCCGCAGGGTGAATTCGTCACGAACCTGACGAACGCGCTGCAGAAGATCGTGTTCTTCAAGGCGCTGTGGAACTCCTTTGTCGTGTCGAGTGCGACGACCGCCTCGGTGCTGTTCTTCTGCTCGCTCGCCGGCTATGCGTTTGCCAAGTACGATTTTCCGGGGAAACAGGCGCTGTTCCTGATCGTCGTCGGAACGCTGCTCGTGCCGCAGCAGCTCAGCGTGCTGCCGAACTACATTCTGATGGCGAAGCTGTCGTGGATCGACTCGTATCGTGCGATTATCGTACCGGGGATGGTATCGGCATTTGGAATTTTCTGGATGAGACAATATATTCAAGCGAGCGTCCATAACGAGCTGCTGGAGGCGGCGCGCATCGATGGGTGCAGTCACTTCTACACGTTCTGGCGCATCGTCGTGCCGGTCATCGTGCCTGCGTTCGCGACGCTCGGCATCTTCACGTTCCTGAATACGTGGAACGACTTCTTCTGGCCGCTCGTCGTCCTGAAGAACAGCGAGAACTTCACGATCCAGATCGCGCTGCAGGGCTTGTTCGCACGGAATGACTCGATTGACTACGGTATGATCATGTCCGCCACGTTCCTCGCGACGCTGCCGCTGCTCATCGTGTTCATGCTGTTCAGTCGCTGGTTCATCTCGGGCCTGACGAGCGGAGCTGTCAAAAGTTAA
- a CDS encoding PD-(D/E)XK nuclease family transposase, translated as MNSGEPPVTDVEILNPYIDKLALDDKQSILDIHAKTADGKLVNIPCLRK; from the coding sequence ATGAACAGTGGCGAACCGCCAGTGACAGACGTTGAAATTCTAAATCCATATATAGATAAATTAGCGCTTGACGATAAGCAGTCCATTCTCGATATCCACGCCAAGACCGCGGATGGAAAGCTGGTTAATATCCCTTGCTTACGTAAATAA
- a CDS encoding response regulator has protein sequence MSVVHRVVLVDDENIIVRSLRAALPWDEMGMEVVADASNGKDGLRLIRELKPDIVISDIRMPVLDGIAMMKEALEERPAPIFVLLSGYSEFEYAREAVRAGAFDYLLKPVDHEELESVMREAKKRLEQEAQQQHEREYLTRSVQSLSTLVRERLVSLMLEGEQQPVDPSYWLQGWDLEHPYVMLVVALDDTLEVHQWSSEDRRLWFFAVNNVLSEFGQNNGALTVFPFRSGEWVVLLPNANRTEVERIAGEMIPLIKSCTKLACSVGVSAVHQGLGQLFACYRSAQQALLRRFASGREQVYVDGVLPQGAADRAADAFVVHQEVTVRGQLSRLGTESFTSSSTVPTEMKQRKENIGQDSLLRWELRICEAIAGFDREQTLGILRELFVLLRESGVRQPEAAAVMIELTVGMSRQLSELSREPFGMLKELIAGLPMCGTLEEMELLVRQALLSYIDRTMTTVSGEAEGNSIRKATDYMAGRFHYDLSMEEVSEFVGLSCSHFCVLFKKETGLTFLEYLTKLRVERACSILKNTQVKVYQIAPLVGYQDAKYFTQVFKKLVGKTPSEYRTMVQVSDS, from the coding sequence ATGTCTGTGGTGCATCGAGTCGTGCTCGTTGATGATGAGAATATTATCGTGCGCAGCTTGAGGGCGGCGCTGCCTTGGGACGAGATGGGCATGGAGGTCGTCGCTGACGCCTCCAACGGGAAGGATGGGCTGCGACTCATCCGCGAGCTGAAGCCGGACATCGTGATCAGTGACATTCGGATGCCGGTGCTGGATGGCATCGCCATGATGAAGGAGGCGCTGGAGGAGCGACCAGCGCCGATCTTCGTGCTGCTGAGCGGCTACAGCGAGTTCGAGTATGCGCGAGAGGCGGTGCGCGCGGGCGCGTTCGACTATCTATTAAAGCCAGTCGACCATGAGGAGCTGGAGTCGGTCATGCGGGAGGCGAAGAAGCGTCTTGAGCAGGAGGCGCAGCAGCAGCATGAGCGGGAATATTTGACCCGGTCCGTTCAGTCGTTGTCAACACTCGTGCGGGAGCGGCTCGTTAGCCTCATGCTGGAGGGCGAGCAGCAGCCGGTCGATCCGTCGTATTGGCTGCAGGGCTGGGACCTTGAGCATCCGTACGTGATGCTGGTGGTGGCGCTTGACGATACGCTGGAGGTGCATCAGTGGAGCAGTGAGGATCGGCGGTTGTGGTTTTTTGCCGTGAACAATGTGCTTAGCGAATTCGGGCAAAATAACGGCGCCTTGACCGTGTTCCCGTTCCGAAGCGGGGAGTGGGTCGTGCTGCTGCCGAATGCGAACCGTACCGAGGTCGAGCGTATTGCCGGGGAAATGATTCCGCTCATCAAGTCGTGCACGAAGCTGGCCTGCTCGGTCGGTGTAAGTGCGGTGCATCAGGGACTCGGACAGCTGTTCGCCTGCTATCGCAGTGCGCAGCAGGCGCTGCTGCGGCGGTTCGCTAGTGGACGCGAGCAGGTGTACGTCGATGGTGTGTTGCCGCAGGGAGCTGCAGATAGGGCGGCTGATGCGTTCGTGGTCCATCAGGAGGTGACTGTGCGCGGACAGCTGTCGAGACTGGGCACAGAATCGTTCACGTCATCGTCTACAGTACCGACGGAGATGAAGCAGCGGAAGGAGAACATCGGGCAAGACTCTCTGCTTCGGTGGGAGCTGCGTATCTGCGAGGCGATCGCCGGCTTCGACCGGGAGCAGACGCTCGGCATTCTGAGAGAGCTGTTCGTCCTTCTGCGCGAGAGTGGTGTTCGTCAGCCTGAGGCTGCCGCTGTGATGATCGAGCTGACGGTCGGCATGTCGCGCCAGCTGAGCGAGCTGAGCCGCGAGCCGTTCGGCATGCTGAAGGAGCTCATCGCTGGACTGCCGATGTGCGGCACGCTGGAGGAGATGGAGCTGCTGGTCCGGCAGGCGCTGCTCTCCTACATCGATCGGACGATGACGACCGTCTCGGGCGAAGCGGAGGGTAATTCCATCCGCAAGGCGACCGACTACATGGCGGGTCGGTTCCACTACGACCTGAGCATGGAGGAGGTGTCCGAGTTCGTAGGCTTGAGCTGCAGCCACTTCTGCGTCCTGTTCAAGAAGGAGACGGGACTTACGTTCCTCGAATATTTAACGAAGCTTCGAGTGGAGCGCGCCTGCTCGATTCTGAAGAATACGCAGGTGAAGGTGTATCAGATCGCGCCGCTCGTGGGGTATCAGGATGCGAAATATTTTACGCAGGTGTTCAAGAAGCTGGTAGGCAAGACGCCCTCGGAGTACCGGACAATGGTGCAGGTGAGCGACAGTTGA
- a CDS encoding extracellular solute-binding protein encodes MSTFKKWTAASAAMVLAASLTACSGGTTEPSGSTAKPAEGNAPTEAKKEEPIELTFWSLGTNGYEKLAEDYKKVNPNVTIKIQNTSDQTAHHNNMLTALSAGKGAPDIFMLEIAFLEKFMEAKDKFHNLNDLGAGSMKGNYLDWKWKQASSQDGKFQLGLPTDVGPTVVYYRADLLEAAGLPSKPEELQKEIATWDKFAETAKKFKEKTGKPFTDIPGLMFNGLRDQGSDIYFNDKDEFIGDKNPQIKKAYDFTVKGIKEGWVGNYVLWTPEWAKATNDGSYAVMLAPAWMNGVIKGNGKDTSGKWSITQMPEGAGNWGGSFLSIPKESKKQKAAYDFIAYVTSKEGMMKSYKENGLFPSIPAIYDNPEFKEMKDPFFNNQQTSIQYAEAAKTVKPMRYGKLHDATDSLIKEALQNVQAKNADPEAEWQAALKKIQELVKRS; translated from the coding sequence ATGAGTACTTTCAAAAAATGGACGGCCGCAAGCGCGGCGATGGTGTTAGCAGCATCCCTCACTGCATGTAGCGGAGGCACGACAGAGCCATCTGGCTCCACCGCGAAGCCAGCGGAAGGCAACGCACCGACAGAGGCGAAGAAGGAGGAGCCGATCGAGCTGACGTTCTGGTCGCTCGGGACGAACGGCTACGAGAAGCTCGCTGAGGATTACAAGAAGGTCAATCCGAACGTCACGATCAAGATCCAGAACACGTCGGACCAGACGGCGCACCACAACAACATGCTGACGGCGTTGTCGGCTGGCAAGGGCGCACCGGACATCTTCATGCTCGAGATCGCGTTCCTTGAGAAATTCATGGAAGCGAAGGATAAGTTCCACAACTTGAACGACCTCGGCGCGGGCAGCATGAAGGGCAACTACCTCGACTGGAAGTGGAAGCAAGCTTCCTCGCAGGACGGCAAGTTCCAGCTCGGTCTTCCGACTGATGTAGGTCCGACGGTCGTCTACTACCGTGCGGATCTGCTCGAGGCGGCAGGTCTACCAAGCAAGCCAGAGGAGCTGCAGAAGGAGATCGCGACGTGGGATAAGTTCGCTGAGACAGCGAAGAAGTTCAAGGAGAAGACGGGTAAGCCGTTCACAGATATTCCAGGCCTAATGTTCAACGGTCTGCGTGACCAGGGCAGCGACATTTATTTCAACGACAAGGATGAGTTCATCGGCGACAAGAACCCTCAGATCAAGAAGGCGTACGACTTCACGGTGAAGGGTATTAAGGAAGGCTGGGTTGGCAACTACGTGCTGTGGACACCAGAGTGGGCGAAGGCAACGAACGACGGCAGCTACGCGGTCATGCTCGCACCAGCTTGGATGAACGGCGTCATTAAGGGAAACGGCAAGGACACATCGGGCAAGTGGAGCATTACACAGATGCCAGAGGGTGCAGGCAACTGGGGCGGCTCGTTCTTGTCGATCCCGAAGGAGTCCAAGAAGCAGAAGGCAGCCTATGACTTCATCGCTTATGTGACGAGCAAGGAAGGCATGATGAAGTCGTACAAGGAGAACGGCTTGTTCCCATCGATCCCGGCGATCTATGACAATCCAGAGTTCAAGGAAATGAAGGATCCGTTCTTCAACAACCAGCAGACGTCGATCCAATACGCAGAAGCTGCGAAGACGGTTAAGCCGATGCGCTACGGCAAGCTGCACGATGCGACAGACAGCTTGATCAAGGAAGCGCTGCAGAACGTGCAGGCGAAGAATGCAGATCCAGAAGCCGAGTGGCAAGCGGCACTCAAGAAGATTCAAGAGCTCGTGAAGCGCAGCTAA
- a CDS encoding S-layer homology domain-containing protein: MSRTSKRHIDGRYMLAAGLVGVIAASSVYASDSFATRAAAGQQQVQGAATANAQQQAQGATGANGQKLVQVAANANALQHQAKADTLNQLRLFQGTSAGYELDQPFTRAQGAVMLLRLLGLEDDAQQAAQSPVFADSAAPYWAAPYVAFTHQKGLVRGVSETAFAPDAPMTGAQFITLTLRALGYAEAEPEQASALAVTAGLLSGEQAGQLTGKTHFLRDDMVAVAYYALTTRLKSGEQTLIEKLVDTDGAVNRELALQSGLYSKPASNDPLDHIEAALRRALNESRR; the protein is encoded by the coding sequence ATGAGTAGAACGTCAAAGAGGCACATTGACGGGCGCTACATGCTGGCAGCAGGATTAGTGGGAGTGATCGCAGCATCGTCCGTCTATGCGTCGGACAGCTTCGCGACTCGGGCGGCAGCGGGTCAGCAGCAGGTGCAAGGCGCTGCTACAGCGAATGCACAGCAGCAGGCGCAAGGCGCTACTGGTGCAAATGGACAGAAGCTAGTACAAGTTGCGGCTAATGCGAACGCACTGCAGCATCAGGCGAAGGCCGATACGCTAAATCAGCTGCGGCTGTTCCAGGGAACGTCTGCTGGGTATGAGCTGGACCAGCCGTTCACCCGGGCGCAGGGCGCGGTCATGCTGCTTCGGCTGCTCGGCTTGGAGGACGATGCGCAGCAAGCGGCTCAATCGCCGGTATTCGCGGATTCCGCAGCACCGTATTGGGCAGCTCCATACGTCGCGTTCACACATCAGAAGGGACTTGTGCGCGGCGTCTCGGAGACGGCATTCGCACCGGATGCGCCGATGACTGGCGCTCAGTTCATCACCTTGACGTTGCGGGCGCTGGGCTATGCCGAGGCCGAGCCGGAGCAGGCATCCGCCCTTGCCGTGACGGCAGGGCTGCTGTCGGGTGAGCAGGCAGGGCAGCTGACGGGCAAGACGCATTTTCTCCGTGACGACATGGTCGCGGTTGCTTACTATGCGCTGACGACGAGGCTGAAGTCTGGTGAGCAGACGCTGATTGAGAAGCTTGTCGACACGGACGGAGCGGTGAACCGGGAGCTGGCGCTGCAATCTGGCCTATACTCGAAGCCAGCGTCGAACGATCCGCTGGACCATATCGAAGCGGCGCTGCGTCGGGCGCTCAACGAGTCGAGACGATGA
- a CDS encoding Rpn family recombination-promoting nuclease/putative transposase produces the protein MESWLISLAYVNNERFHNVFHLREDHTGIVLTGLIEIHFLELPKLEQQRTTMNNKLVKWLLFLKGVQKDRWEELAMNEPTLRKAMDTLEFLSQDRETRQLYEMRQKALHDEVSMIAGAKEEKALEVAKNMLDEGLGDDLIMKITGLSEVDKGYV, from the coding sequence ATGGAAAGCTGGTTAATATCCCTTGCTTACGTAAATAATGAACGATTCCATAACGTGTTTCATTTGCGAGAGGATCATACAGGCATCGTGCTGACGGGCTTGATCGAGATACATTTTTTGGAGCTACCGAAGCTGGAGCAGCAACGAACAACCATGAACAATAAGCTAGTCAAGTGGTTGCTATTCTTAAAGGGTGTACAGAAGGATAGATGGGAGGAATTGGCGATGAATGAGCCGACACTGCGCAAGGCGATGGATACGCTGGAATTTCTAAGTCAAGATCGGGAAACGCGGCAGCTCTATGAAATGCGGCAGAAGGCGCTACACGATGAAGTGTCGATGATTGCAGGCGCGAAAGAGGAGAAGGCGTTGGAGGTTGCCAAGAACATGCTGGATGAGGGTCTGGGCGATGACCTGATTATGAAGATCACGGGTCTTTCGGAAGTAGATAAAGGATACGTTTGA